The Enterobacteriaceae endosymbiont of Plateumaris sericea sequence TATTGTACGTCAGAGAGGAACAAAATTTCATGCTGGTGAAAATGTAGGATGTGGTAGAGATCATACTTTATTTGCTATAAAAAATGGAATAGTAAAATTTATAATTAAAGGAATAAAACGTAAAAAATATATTC is a genomic window containing:
- the rpmA gene encoding 50S ribosomal protein L27, translating into MAHKKAGGSSRNGRDSHSKRLGVKHFGGEKIKAGSIIVRQRGTKFHAGENVGCGRDHTLFAIKNGIVKFIIKGIKRKKYIHIITI